A portion of the Terriglobales bacterium genome contains these proteins:
- a CDS encoding GvpL/GvpF family gas vesicle protein → MAWYAYCITEQKAFLGSARSRRPFPVDGLNGVRGSQVFAYPSGELAVIVSEYMPGELNQQAVIEHARVVSECFRNTTVLPFRFGTVFDTDEALRRAIRANRKAFTDSVFRLKGKAEMHLKLVVKDGSLREAMNDIELPSSVGGEYLCRLREKAARHRERQTKARALSVQVNKLFHPLEEEVSCRKNDTGGMLIDIAHLIDEKAVERYQNSYSSAARQLKNCEILISGPWPPYHFMPGKLRTPGSTNS, encoded by the coding sequence ATGGCTTGGTACGCATACTGCATTACCGAACAGAAGGCGTTCTTAGGTTCTGCTCGTTCTCGTCGTCCTTTCCCGGTTGATGGATTAAACGGTGTTCGTGGCAGTCAAGTGTTTGCCTATCCCAGCGGGGAACTCGCAGTGATCGTTAGCGAATATATGCCTGGTGAACTGAATCAGCAGGCGGTCATCGAACACGCGCGCGTAGTCAGCGAATGCTTCCGCAATACCACCGTATTGCCGTTCCGTTTTGGAACAGTCTTCGATACGGACGAAGCGCTGCGCAGGGCTATCCGCGCCAACCGAAAGGCATTTACGGACTCCGTTTTCAGGTTGAAGGGTAAGGCCGAAATGCATCTGAAGCTCGTCGTCAAAGATGGATCTCTACGAGAGGCCATGAACGACATTGAGCTGCCAAGCTCGGTCGGCGGCGAGTACTTATGCCGACTCCGCGAGAAAGCCGCCCGTCATCGCGAGCGCCAGACCAAGGCGCGCGCCCTCTCGGTGCAGGTAAACAAGCTCTTTCATCCGCTCGAAGAAGAGGTAAGCTGTCGTAAGAATGACACTGGCGGAATGCTCATCGATATCGCCCACCTGATTGATGAGAAAGCCGTAGAGCGTTACCAAAACAGCTATTCCAGCGCTGCCCGCCAGCTCAAGAATTGCGAAATCCTGATCAGCGGACCGTGGCCCCCATATCACTTCATGCCCGGCAAGCTACGGACCCCTGGCAGCACGAATAGCTAA
- a CDS encoding sigma-54 dependent transcriptional regulator translates to MQPKIRILIADDDQAMTRSLGEYLARRNFEVAVATNHEESLRTLRSFDPGMVLLDFTLPPVDGSETLERLKQLRPETPVIVYSSDASPEVAFRLSKLGAEDYITTPFQLNDLFSRISRILEKRGPADGGQLRDRVRRQTDFSTLFGTSPRMEEIKNTIEQVADTSATVLIRGESGTGKEVVARMIYSQSLRREKPFVKVNCAAIPHELLESELFGYEPGAFTGANRQKLGKFDQANFGTLFLDEISEMHPALQAKLLHVLQDGQFSRLGGKRDIGVDVRVLAATNKFLEQAVAQGAFREDLFYRLNVVTVHIPPLRDRREEIPLFLEFFLRKYSEFYGKQPPAFSEYAVTRIMDYTWPGNIRELENLVKRYVIVGNESQIIRELSTHKPIMYSEAATSPNPPPAPQPLPPQPVNENHRHAGNSKDLSEDRPSLLEIGRRAAMNAEREYIERVLLETRWNRRQAAKILKISYKALLNKLKLIEEQNAQSKQPES, encoded by the coding sequence TTGCAGCCGAAGATCCGGATTCTGATCGCCGACGATGATCAAGCAATGACCCGCTCGCTCGGCGAATATCTCGCGCGGCGCAACTTCGAAGTAGCCGTAGCTACGAATCACGAGGAAAGTCTGCGGACGCTGCGTTCATTCGATCCGGGCATGGTTTTACTGGACTTTACGCTGCCTCCGGTGGATGGAAGCGAGACACTCGAGCGCCTCAAGCAATTGCGTCCGGAAACTCCGGTAATCGTTTATTCAAGTGATGCAAGCCCAGAGGTGGCTTTCCGGCTCTCGAAGTTGGGCGCAGAAGATTACATAACAACTCCATTCCAACTGAATGATCTCTTCTCACGAATTTCACGCATCCTGGAAAAGCGGGGACCAGCCGACGGGGGACAGCTGCGCGATCGAGTGCGCCGCCAGACCGATTTCTCAACACTGTTCGGCACCAGCCCGCGCATGGAGGAGATCAAGAACACAATTGAACAAGTTGCAGATACTAGCGCCACGGTCTTGATCCGTGGCGAGAGCGGCACGGGCAAAGAAGTAGTGGCGCGGATGATATATAGCCAATCGCTTCGGCGCGAGAAGCCGTTCGTCAAAGTGAATTGCGCCGCCATCCCACACGAACTGCTGGAGAGCGAGCTATTTGGATACGAACCTGGAGCGTTTACCGGGGCAAACCGTCAAAAGCTGGGCAAGTTCGATCAGGCAAACTTCGGCACCCTCTTTCTTGATGAGATCAGCGAGATGCATCCGGCGCTCCAGGCAAAGCTGTTGCACGTCTTGCAGGATGGACAGTTCTCGCGCCTTGGCGGCAAACGTGACATCGGAGTCGATGTTCGCGTACTTGCCGCCACGAACAAGTTCCTTGAGCAGGCGGTTGCGCAGGGCGCATTCCGCGAAGATTTGTTCTACCGGCTGAATGTCGTCACAGTACACATTCCTCCGCTGAGGGACCGGCGTGAAGAGATTCCATTGTTCCTGGAATTCTTTTTGCGGAAGTACAGCGAATTTTATGGTAAGCAACCGCCAGCGTTCAGCGAGTATGCGGTCACGCGGATCATGGATTACACCTGGCCCGGGAATATCCGCGAATTGGAAAACCTGGTGAAGCGATACGTGATCGTGGGCAACGAGTCGCAGATCATTCGCGAACTGTCCACTCACAAGCCCATCATGTACTCCGAGGCGGCAACATCGCCGAACCCGCCTCCAGCTCCTCAACCGCTCCCGCCGCAACCGGTGAACGAGAATCATCGCCATGCTGGAAACTCAAAAGATCTGAGCGAGGATCGGCCGTCGCTGCTGGAGATCGGCCGTCGCGCTGCCATGAATGCGGAGCGCGAATACATCGAGCGAGTACTTCTGGAAACACGTTGGAATCGTCGTCAGGCGGCGAAGATCCTCAAGATTAGCTATAAGGCACTCCTTAACAAGCTCAAACTGATAGAAGAGCAGAATGCTCAATCTAAGCAGCCTGAATCCTAA
- a CDS encoding APC family permease → MASAVEVPSSLRRRGRLLQILGFGFGMAVIVGNTIGVGMLRTPGDVATQLPSRELFLAVWIVGAFLTFLAATNITELGTMLPYSGGHYTFARHALGEYPGFVIGWTDWLSTCGSESAAAVVMGEYLGILFPPLVGKARLLAAAIVILLAALQWRGVRWGSGFQQFSTLLKGLGFFAFVFACFFFQPASSQPAPSTLTQLPHGWPLFVAFLLAMQSMIYTYDGWAGVIYFSEEVQNPARNIPRSTFGGALAVAAIYISVGWALVHVLPVSAYAGQQMALGTAADSIWSGHGTRLIAALTVISVISFMNACHMMASRILFAMSRDKLVTSHADVVNRGGTPTIALALSTAAALMFIVYGGFNKIIAVLAFFFVINYIADFISIFLMRQREPNRERPYRIPGYPWTTILALLIYLGFLASICAADTRNSIYALILLAGSYPAFKLVKRISAGSPQ, encoded by the coding sequence TTGGCTTCAGCGGTGGAAGTGCCGAGTTCACTGCGCAGGCGCGGACGCCTGCTGCAAATCCTTGGCTTTGGATTCGGCATGGCTGTCATCGTCGGCAACACCATCGGAGTTGGCATGCTTCGCACTCCGGGCGACGTGGCCACCCAACTTCCAAGCCGCGAACTATTCCTCGCCGTATGGATTGTCGGCGCCTTCCTCACCTTCCTCGCGGCCACGAATATCACTGAGTTGGGCACGATGCTGCCTTACTCCGGCGGACACTACACTTTTGCGCGTCATGCGCTAGGGGAGTATCCCGGATTCGTAATCGGATGGACCGATTGGCTTTCGACTTGCGGCAGCGAATCCGCAGCGGCCGTGGTGATGGGTGAGTATCTCGGAATATTGTTCCCTCCACTGGTAGGCAAGGCCCGATTGCTGGCTGCGGCAATCGTGATCTTGCTGGCAGCGCTGCAATGGCGCGGAGTGCGGTGGGGCAGCGGCTTCCAGCAGTTCAGCACACTGCTGAAGGGATTAGGATTTTTCGCCTTCGTATTCGCTTGCTTCTTCTTTCAACCGGCTAGCTCTCAACCCGCGCCCTCAACGCTGACACAATTGCCGCATGGATGGCCACTATTCGTCGCATTCCTATTGGCAATGCAGTCGATGATCTACACGTACGACGGCTGGGCGGGGGTTATTTACTTCTCGGAAGAAGTGCAGAATCCAGCTAGGAATATTCCACGATCAACGTTCGGCGGAGCCTTGGCCGTAGCCGCTATCTACATCTCCGTTGGATGGGCGCTCGTGCACGTGCTGCCGGTAAGTGCATATGCCGGACAGCAGATGGCTCTCGGCACCGCTGCCGATTCGATCTGGAGCGGCCATGGAACGCGGCTCATCGCCGCGCTCACCGTCATCTCAGTGATCAGCTTCATGAACGCCTGTCACATGATGGCATCGCGCATACTCTTCGCGATGTCGCGCGACAAGCTGGTGACCAGTCACGCTGATGTGGTAAACCGCGGAGGCACTCCGACAATTGCCCTGGCGCTCAGCACCGCCGCGGCACTGATGTTCATCGTGTATGGCGGATTCAATAAGATCATCGCCGTGCTGGCTTTTTTCTTTGTCATCAACTACATCGCCGACTTCATCTCGATCTTTCTGATGAGACAGCGTGAACCAAATCGGGAACGGCCCTATCGCATTCCGGGATACCCGTGGACAACCATCCTTGCATTGCTGATCTATCTAGGATTCCTGGCAAGTATTTGCGCAGCAGATACGCGCAATAGTATCTATGCGCTAATTCTATTAGCTGGAAGCTATCCTGCGTTCAAGCTTGTAAAAAGGATATCTGCGGGTTCGCCGCAATGA
- the panC gene encoding pantoate--beta-alanine ligase: MKILHRAVDTRSEVRAAKLQGKRVGFVPTMGALHDGHISLVRLAKSQSNFVVASIFVNPTQFGPNEDLAKYPRPFEADRQKLEAERVDLLFAPSVEEMYPAGAATFVTAEGITDRLDGRSRPGHFRGVTTVVAKLFHILEPDVAFFGQKDAAQAAIIKRMVRDLMFPVEIVVAPIVRESDGLALSSRNAYLLPAERKQATVLSRAVREVDNRYRAGERTATKLIETAREVFAGEPSVRVDYIEIVDRDTLEPVSEAQAGSLLAVAAFVGTTRLIDNVVLR, encoded by the coding sequence ATGAAAATTCTGCACAGAGCTGTCGACACTCGCTCTGAGGTACGCGCAGCCAAGCTGCAGGGCAAGAGAGTCGGGTTTGTTCCCACAATGGGCGCTTTACACGATGGGCACATCTCTCTCGTACGCTTGGCGAAGTCGCAATCCAATTTCGTTGTTGCTTCCATCTTTGTAAATCCGACGCAATTCGGTCCCAATGAGGATCTCGCGAAGTATCCACGTCCCTTCGAAGCAGATCGCCAAAAGCTGGAAGCCGAGCGCGTAGATCTGTTGTTCGCGCCGAGTGTCGAAGAGATGTATCCAGCCGGAGCTGCTACGTTTGTCACGGCCGAAGGGATTACCGATCGGCTTGATGGACGCTCGCGCCCCGGGCACTTTCGTGGTGTCACAACCGTTGTCGCAAAGCTATTTCACATCCTTGAGCCCGACGTTGCTTTCTTTGGACAAAAGGACGCCGCGCAGGCTGCAATCATCAAACGGATGGTGCGCGATTTGATGTTTCCTGTAGAGATCGTTGTCGCCCCGATCGTGCGCGAGTCGGATGGTCTGGCCCTGTCTTCCCGAAATGCGTACCTCTTACCAGCAGAGCGCAAGCAAGCAACTGTGCTCTCACGGGCTGTGCGCGAAGTCGACAACCGATATCGCGCCGGCGAGCGCACTGCAACGAAGCTCATCGAGACTGCCCGCGAAGTCTTTGCGGGCGAACCGTCAGTGCGAGTGGATTACATCGAGATTGTCGATCGTGACACCTTGGAGCCCGTCTCCGAAGCTCAAGCTGGAAGCCTGCTGGCGGTGGCGGCCTTTGTAGGAACGACTAGGTTGATTGACAATGTCGTGCTCCGGTAG
- a CDS encoding aromatic ring-hydroxylating dioxygenase subunit alpha encodes MATVSRLHSKSNVEIDTAVGKSWTLPADVYLDPALLEREKQFLFGRTWQIVGRRDQVTNPGDYFTADLIGEPLLIVRGTDGVLRGFYNVCRHRAGPPAEGCGSRKVFRCGYHGWTYSLDGRLLNAPEMDGTANFDHSQFGLQPVPVGEWGAWVFVHLDPKAQALLPSLRELPKQAAKYGLDKLKLADRREYVMECNWKVYVDNYLEGYHLPSVHPSLNRELDYGQYLTETFEFHSRQASPIRGPENEKDVQRRYSQASGGDEAEYFWIFPNWMLNCYPDNVSLNIVLPLATERCVAIFEWYFPENVLKTEAPATTIRFSDEIQVEDGHICEVVHRNLKSRSYTRGRFSAKQEKGVHQFHRLYADWLQRTA; translated from the coding sequence ATGGCCACCGTTTCTCGTTTGCACTCAAAGTCGAATGTCGAGATTGATACAGCAGTCGGAAAGTCGTGGACCCTTCCGGCCGATGTATATCTCGATCCGGCCCTGCTGGAGCGCGAGAAACAATTTCTGTTTGGCAGAACGTGGCAGATCGTTGGGCGTCGCGATCAAGTAACGAATCCCGGCGACTACTTCACAGCCGACCTTATTGGTGAACCGTTGTTGATCGTACGCGGCACTGATGGAGTACTTCGCGGTTTTTACAACGTATGCCGTCATCGCGCGGGTCCGCCGGCCGAGGGATGCGGATCGCGCAAGGTATTCCGCTGCGGATATCACGGCTGGACATACTCGCTCGACGGTCGCCTGCTGAATGCGCCAGAGATGGACGGCACGGCCAATTTTGATCATTCGCAGTTTGGCCTGCAACCTGTTCCGGTTGGGGAATGGGGCGCATGGGTCTTTGTACACCTCGATCCAAAGGCGCAGGCGCTGTTGCCAAGTTTGCGCGAGCTGCCAAAGCAAGCGGCGAAGTATGGATTGGATAAGCTCAAGCTGGCAGACCGCCGCGAGTACGTGATGGAATGCAATTGGAAGGTCTATGTCGACAACTATCTCGAGGGCTATCACCTGCCCAGCGTGCATCCCAGCTTGAATCGCGAACTCGATTACGGACAATACCTGACAGAAACCTTTGAGTTCCACTCACGCCAGGCGAGTCCGATTCGTGGTCCGGAGAATGAGAAGGATGTGCAACGCCGATATAGCCAGGCGTCCGGCGGCGACGAGGCCGAATATTTCTGGATTTTCCCCAACTGGATGCTGAACTGCTATCCTGACAACGTGTCGCTCAACATCGTGCTGCCGCTCGCGACGGAGCGTTGCGTCGCGATCTTTGAGTGGTATTTCCCGGAGAACGTATTGAAGACGGAGGCTCCGGCGACAACGATCCGATTCAGCGATGAGATCCAGGTTGAAGACGGACACATCTGCGAAGTCGTACATCGGAATCTGAAGTCACGCAGCTATACTCGCGGCCGCTTCAGCGCGAAGCAGGAAAAAGGTGTACATCAGTTTCACAGGTTGTACGCAGACTGGCTACAACGCACCGCCTGA
- a CDS encoding TraR/DksA family transcriptional regulator — MEKKRLEQFKKQLEQRQQELRRVVSRTQEDGRIADAEAAQDIADRAANSYTKEFLFAQSNNDRQLLGMVELALSRIREGSFGECINCGNEINAKRLEAVPWTRYCIECQEKMEKGMLEESHT; from the coding sequence ATGGAAAAGAAGCGCCTGGAACAGTTCAAGAAGCAGCTCGAGCAGCGGCAACAGGAGCTGCGCCGTGTGGTGTCGCGCACCCAGGAAGACGGCCGCATTGCTGACGCGGAGGCAGCGCAGGACATCGCTGACCGCGCCGCCAACTCCTACACCAAGGAATTCCTCTTCGCCCAGAGCAACAACGACCGGCAGCTTCTCGGGATGGTGGAGTTGGCTCTGTCGCGAATTCGCGAGGGCAGCTTTGGGGAATGCATCAATTGTGGCAACGAGATCAATGCTAAACGGCTTGAGGCCGTGCCTTGGACGCGGTATTGCATCGAGTGCCAGGAAAAGATGGAAAAGGGTATGCTCGAAGAATCCCACACGTAA